One window of the Verrucomicrobiota bacterium genome contains the following:
- a CDS encoding CAAX prenyl protease-related protein: protein MMTTTRRELLAYTLPFVLFMVGLAAVSAAKALGITSFCGVVLDPMYWIYPIQSSVCAAAVLWFWKNYDFSGTTGGKLLIGMAIGLLVLGLWVAPQELFHQPRRMDGFDPGVVAGLSPWMLVARVARLVLVVPLVEELFWRGFLLRYLVNEDFTKLPFGSSSRFSFWAVAFAFTLVHSPADWPAAFLTGVLFNLVATRTKSLAACVTAHAMANLGLGFYICATRQWGFW, encoded by the coding sequence ATGATGACAACCACCCGCAGGGAGCTGCTCGCTTACACGCTCCCCTTTGTGCTTTTCATGGTCGGTCTGGCTGCTGTCTCCGCCGCCAAGGCGCTGGGGATCACCTCATTCTGTGGAGTGGTTCTGGACCCGATGTACTGGATCTATCCGATCCAAAGCAGTGTCTGCGCCGCGGCAGTGCTCTGGTTTTGGAAGAACTATGATTTCAGCGGAACCACAGGTGGGAAACTCCTGATCGGTATGGCAATAGGTCTTTTGGTGCTCGGACTCTGGGTCGCGCCGCAGGAGCTTTTCCATCAGCCGAGACGGATGGATGGATTCGACCCTGGAGTCGTTGCTGGCTTGAGCCCATGGATGCTAGTGGCCCGAGTTGCACGGCTTGTGCTGGTGGTGCCATTGGTAGAAGAACTGTTCTGGCGCGGCTTTTTGCTGCGCTATCTGGTGAATGAGGATTTCACGAAGCTGCCCTTCGGGAGCAGTTCCCGCTTCAGTTTCTGGGCGGTGGCGTTTGCCTTCACCTTGGTTCATTCGCCCGCCGACTGGCCCGCTGCCTTCTTGACCGGAGTGCTATTCAACCTTGTGGCCACCCGCACGAAGAGTCTCGCCGCCTGTGTCACAGCCCATGCTATGGCCAACCTGGGACTGGGTTTCTACATTTGTGCGACACGACAGTGGGGATTCTGGTAG